One genomic segment of Helianthus annuus cultivar XRQ/B chromosome 14, HanXRQr2.0-SUNRISE, whole genome shotgun sequence includes these proteins:
- the LOC110903655 gene encoding protein argonaute 4A isoform X3, producing MTEAESKALPPSPPKHIPSGSNRSPMARRGSGTKGQKIQLVTNHFNVKFSSTTDHFYQYSVALFYEDGTPVEAKGVGRRVLDMLYTLYSSEMGGKGFAYDGEKTLFTMSPLRGTKLEFPVLLENLSSNRTVRGGGSPSEGDAKRSRRPPQSKSYNVKINYATKIPIQAIFNALRGHDSEQFHEAVRVLDIMLRQHAAKQGCLLVKQSFFHNDPRNSISIGGGVVGCRGFHSSFRATQAGLSLNMDVSTTMIVRPGKVVDFLLENQNAKSIRDIDWMKAKRMLKNLRVKTFPSNLEYKIIGLSEKPCRQQMFLMKQRNADSPSDPIEITVSDYYAKYRNQELIMSHDYPCLDVGKPKRPVYIPLELCELISLQRYTKALSSLQRAKLVEQSRQKPKDRMNCLMDQLKRSNYTADPLINSTGITINTACTQVEGRVLEPPKLKFGNGGDLVPRGGRWNFNNKTLVEPTAVTRWAVVNFSARCDTNSLCRDLLRCCKAKGMNLEAPHSVIQENHQSSRNPAPARVELMFEAIKQTLPGPPRFLLCILPERKNSGIYGPWKRKCLVENGIVTQCIAPTRINDQYLTNLLLKINAKMGGLNSVLSVEHLHSIPMVSRIPTIIIGMDVSHGSPGRSDVPSIAAVVSSRKWPLISQYRASVRAQSARCEMIDALFKPVSPNEDEGMIRELLVDFYQSTPKLKPAHMIIFRDGVSESQFDQVLNIELEQIMQACKYLDDNDWNPKFLVIVAQKAHHTRFFQPRSDANVPPGTIVDTKVGHPKNYDFYLCAQNGPIVSIIRTLLSIYFLYIFVVTKSYIGIKGTTRPTHYHVLLDQIGFSPDDLQELVHSLSYVYQRSTSAISVVAPICYAHLAAAQMSQFVKFEDMSDTASSHSGGGGAGSSSGGGGFTQIPKLHENVCSSMFFC from the exons ATGACAGAAGCAGAATCAAAGGCACTGCCACCATCTCCACCGAAACATATTCCTAGCGGCTCAAACCGCAGCCCCATGGCTAGAAGAGGGTCCGGCACCAAAGGCCAGAAGATCCAACTAGTGACCAACCATTTTAATGTGAAATTCAGCAGCACCACTGACCACTTTTACCAATACAGT GTGGCTCTGTTCTATGAAGACGGGACTCCTGTCGAAGCAAAAGGTGTAGGAAGAAGGGTACTTGACATGCTTTATACGCTATACAGTTCAGAGATGGGTGGAAAAGGATTTGCGTATGACGGTGAAAAGACTCTGTTCACTATGAGCCCGTTGCGTGGGACTAAGCTTGAGTTCCCTGTTTTGTTGGAGAATCTGTCGTCAAACCG AACTGTACGCGGAGGTGGAAGCCCAAGTGAAGGGGACGCTAAAAGATCAAGGCGTCCACCGCAATCCAAATCATACAATGTGAAGATCAATTATGCGACAAAGATCCCCATTCAAGCGATATTCAACGCACTCCGGGGACACGATTCTGAGCAATTCCATGAAGCCGTAAGAGTGCTGGATATCATGCTGAGGCAGCATGCAGCAAAACA AGGTTGTCTTCTTGTGAAGCAGTCGTTCTTTCACAATGATCCGAGAAACTCGATAAGCATTGGTGGTGGGGTTGTGGGTTGCAGAGGCTTTCATTCCAGTTTCCGGGCCACTCAAGCTGGTTTAAGCTTGAACATGG ATGTTTCTACAACAATGATAGTCAGGCCCGGGAAGGTTGTGGACTTTCTTTTAGAGAATCAAAATGCGAAAAGCATAAGGGATATTGACTGGATGAAG GCTAAAAGGATGTTGAAGAATCTTCGGGTCAAGACCTTTCCTTCTAATCTTGAATACAAAATCATCGGGTTGAGTGAGAAACCGTGCAGACAACAGAT GTTTCTGATGAAACAAAGGAATGCAGACAGTCCTAGTGATCCCATAGAGATCACAGTCTCTGATTACTACGCTAAGTACCGTAATCAAGAGCTCATCATGTCTCACGATTATCCATGTCTAGATGTTGGGAAACCAAAGCGTCCGGTTTACATCCCACTCGAG CTATGTGAATTGATCTCGCTTCAACGGTACACAAAGGCGTTGTCGAGTTTGCAAAGAGCTAAACTTGTTGAGCAATCCAGACAGAAACCAAAAGACAGGATGAACTGCTTGATGGat CAACTAAAGAGAAGTAACTATACTGCTGATCCTTTGATCAACTCAACCGGCATCACAATCAACACTGCGTGTACACAAGTTGAGGGCAGAGTTTTGGAACCACCGAAACTGAAGTTCGGAAATGGTGGAGACCTGGTTCCTCGTGGTGGTCGTTGGAACTTCAACAACAAG ACACTTGTTGAGCCAACAGCGGTTACGAGATGGGCTGTTGTGAACTTCTCTGCGCGGTGCGACACCAATAGCCTATGCAGAGATCTACTCAGGTGTTGTAAAGCAAAGGGAATG AATCTTGAGGCGCCGCATTCTGTCATCCAAGAGAATCATCAGTCTAGCCGCAATCCCGCTCCCGCTCGTGTGGAATTGATGTTCGAAGCTATCAAACAAACACTTCCGGGCCCACCTCGGTTTCTTCTGTGCATCCTGCCCGAAAGAAAGAACTCTGGCATATATG GTCCTTGGAAGCGGAAATGTCTTGTGGAAAATGGGATTGTTACGCAATGCATAGCACCCACCAGGATCAACGATCAATATCTCACAAATTTGCTCTTAAAGATCAATGCAAAG atGGGTGGTTTAAACTCGGTGCTATCAGTCGAACATCTGCATTCAATACCAATGGTTTCGAGGATTCCGACAATAATCATTGGTATGGATGTGTCACATGGTTCACCTGGCCGTTCTGATGTTCCGTCAATTGCTGCT GTTGTTAGCTCGCGAAAATGGCCGTTGATATCTCAGTACCGAGCTTCTGTCCGTGCGCAATCTGCACGATGTGAGATGATCGATGCTTTGTTTAAGCCTGTGTCACCTAATGAAGATGAAGGAATGATAAG AGAACTGTTAGTTGATTTCTACCAAAGTACTCCTAAGCTGAAGCCGGCGCATATGATCATATTCAG GGATGGAGTGAGCGAATCGCAGTTTGACCAGGTGCTGAATATCGAACTCGAGCAAATCATGCAG GCCTGCAAGTATTTGGATGATAACGATTGGAAcccaaagtttttggtaattgtGGCACAAAAAGCTCACCACACAAGGTTTTTTCAACCCCGATCTGATGCGAATGTTCCACCAG GAACAATCGTTGATACCAAAGTCGGTCATCCAAAGAACTATGATTTTTATCTGTGTGCCCAAAACGGACCAATCGTGAGTATTATCCGAACACTATTATCTATTTACTTTTTATACATATTCGTTGTGACTAAAAGTTACATTGGTATTAAGGGGACTACACGGCCAACGCATTATCATGTTCTGCTGGATCAAATTGGTTTCTCGCCTGATGACTTGCAGGAGCTGGTGCATTCATTGTCTTATGT GTACCAAAGGAGCACAAGTGCTATATCTGTAG TTGCTCCAATTTGCTATGCCCACCTGGCGGCGGCTCAAATGTCCCAGTTCGTGAAGTTTGAGGATATGTCGGACACGGCATCTAGTCACAGCGGTGGTGGCGGCGCTGGTAGTAGCAGTGGTGGTGGGGGTTTTACCCAAATTCCCAAGCTTCATGAAAATGTTTGCAGTTCTATGTTCTTCTGCTGA